In Sphingobacterium sp. R2, the genomic stretch ATTTAAATGAAGAACAAAAAAACTTGCTCGAAGGGATAGCTGATGATACAGCGCGTCTCCTGAAGATTACAGGAGAACTTTTAGATATTGCACAAGTGGAGAGCGGTACGATTCAGATGAAGCTGGCCCCAGCCTCTATCGGACCTATTGTAGATTATGCACTTTTAGCCAATAGGTCGATGGTTGAGCAAAAACAAATTCGGATAGACGTGCAATTGGAAAAAGAGTTGCCAATGGTTTTTATCGATACGGAAAAAGCCGCATGGGTGTTGACGAATTTATTATCCAATGCAATTCGGTATTCCCATGAGGGGGGAGTGATCGCTATCTCTACCAAAAGAATTGGTGCAAGAGTACTTTTACTTGTTGAAGATCATGGTCAAGGTATTCCCGCGCAATATTTAACAAAAATCTTTGATCGCTATTTCCGTGTCCCGGGAAGTACAAAAGAAGGAACGGGTTTGGGGTTGAGCATAAGCAAAGAATTTATCGAAAGCATGGGGGGAGAAATTGATGTTCAAAGTGATTTTGGGACTGGAAGTACATTTTTTGTTTACCTTCCGATTGCTCGGCCTATACTATTAGCCTACGACCCACCAGCCTAAAAAAAAGGAAAAGCTAAAATAACACGCTCTTCCATTTTTTTCGTCCAAAAGGGGGATTGAAAGATCCTGCGACTTGCATTGCAGAGGCCGCAGGATCGGCACCCGCTAAAGTTTTATTTCATGGTCATCGATAAGTTTTGCATCGCGTGTATTCTTTTGAACTGCGATTGCAGAGAATATACTCAAGGAGAAGGACATCGCATAGAATCCTTTCTCACTTAAAAGCAGTTCTGCATTCCATAGGCCTACAGTTAATAGAACAACGGAAGCAATTGTTGCAAACCAGCTGAGACCATAATATAATTCGGTAACAGCCAGTCCTTCCGCATTATCTCTGACACTTTTTTGAACGGAGATAACAGCAAACAGGGCAAACAGTAAAATGGTAAAATAATACCCTTTTTCATTCAATGCCATTGTTGCATTCCATAATCCTATACAATAGCCAACGGTTCCAACCAATAATGCGGCCCATGAAGCACCTATAAATGCGCCTGTTGGTTTAAATGGATTTCTTTTGTTTGAATCTCTTTCAGCTTTTTTTTCTTCAATCATGTTTTTTAGCGGTTCCATAATTTTCTTGTTTTAGTTTTAATTTGTTGTTGTTTTGTGATTCAAATATCTATAGGATCTAATTATTTATAAACTTAATTTTATAATAATACTGACGATATTACTTTGTTTTATGTGTTTATTTAATTCTATATTTGAGCTATGACAGATGCAATATCAGGCTTACTATTACTGCTTAATGATGACGATAAAAAGGATTTTAAGGCGTTTTTGAAACGTAAAAACAAGCGAAATGACGTGAAAAATATCAGGTTGCTCGAAATTATAGAAACTGACGATATAAATAGATTAAAAAAATTATATGGTCCTGCAAAAAATCGTAATGCTTACCATGCCTTGAGGAAGAGGCTTCATGAGAGTCTGTTGTTTTTTCTTTCAAATAAGGTTTTTGAGCGGGACAACAGCGAGGCGCATGAAGCATTGAGATTGCTTGTTGTGGGCCGTTTTCTACTGGAAAGTCAGCTCATTAAGATTGGGTTTAAATGTCTTCAGCGAGCGGAAGATAAAGCGCTTCTTCTTGAACAGTTTAGTTTGTTGAACGAGATATTGCATACTAGATTACAATATGCTTATTTGGATCCAAGTGTCAATTTGGAATTGCTTGTCGATTGTTTTGCTGAAAATCAACGAAAATTACAGCAGGAAGCGAAATTTCAGATAGCTTATGCTTTGTTGCGCGCGGAATTACAGCAAATTCATCTGAAGGCAAAAATAGTTGATCTCAATAAGTTGATTATGGATACGTTGAGCAAATACAGTATTTCCTTAGATGATCTTTTATCATTTAAATCACTTTATCAACTCTTGTATATTGCAAACGAGTATGCTGCAATTCATCAAAATTATACGCTGGTGCGTTCTTTCTTAAAAACAGCAGGTAATTTCCTGCTAAAGCATCAGGAGCAGGGAATCCTTCAGCTATTTTACTATCTCCATATCTTGTATTATCTCGCTAACTTCAATTTGCGGAATGGTTTTTTTACGGAAAGTCTGGGTGATTTGGAACGAATGGATGTGGTTTTGTCGCAAGCAAGTCCTGCTTTTCGAACACAGTTTCGGCTGCGGTGCCAATTGTTGAAGGCATTGAATTTTCATTACCTTGGCGATGGCGAGCAAGGTCTTGCTCTGTTGAGAGAAGGGGTCAAACAAGCCGCACCAAAGTCAAGTGAACTTGATCTCGCGGATCTGCAATTATGTTTGGTCATGTTTTTAACCCAATTCCGTGATAAAACTGCTTTAGCTGAGCTTCAAAAATTGACTCGAACAGACGCCTGGTATGAGAAGAAAATGGGGATGTTATGGACTATTCGGAAGAGTCTGCTTGAGATTCTGATCCATATTCAATTCGATCACATCGATTTGGCAACTTCGAAGCTAAAGAGCTTTGTCCGCAGGTATAAAAAGTACTTGATGAGTGTCAATGAAAATAGAGTTATTGATTTTGCTAAATTGGTGGAAAAATATCTTTTAAATCCTGCAGTCATTCAAGGGAAATCTTTTCGTGCAGCAGTCGAAGCCATGGTGAATCAAAAAGAAAATAAGGATTTGTTTGTTATCGGGTTTGTTGCTTGGTTAAAGGCTCTTGTTGTTTCTGGAAGCCCTTATCAGGTTTTGTTAGATTCGATCAAGGAACTTTACTCTATTTGAGTATAGAATCGCTCGAAGGATTTCCAGTATTTATCTTTGTAGATACTATAATCAATTTGAAGT encodes the following:
- the yiaA gene encoding inner membrane protein YiaA yields the protein MEPLKNMIEEKKAERDSNKRNPFKPTGAFIGASWAALLVGTVGYCIGLWNATMALNEKGYYFTILLFALFAVISVQKSVRDNAEGLAVTELYYGLSWFATIASVVLLTVGLWNAELLLSEKGFYAMSFSLSIFSAIAVQKNTRDAKLIDDHEIKL